A genomic region of Oryza glaberrima chromosome 1, OglaRS2, whole genome shotgun sequence contains the following coding sequences:
- the LOC127756069 gene encoding universal stress protein PHOS32-like: MTEAGGERRIGVAMDFSPSSKKALQWAADNLLRKGDTLVLLHIRHHGRDEAKNVLWSHTGSPLIPLEELMETAVRQRYDIPSDEEVFDMLNAVSREKELSVVLKMYWGEPREKVCEAVGELNLESLVMGSRGLGQIQRILLGSVTNYVLSNASCPVTVVKAK; the protein is encoded by the exons ATGAcggaggcgggcggcgagcgcAGGATCGGCGTGGCCATGGACTTCTCGCCGAGCAGCAAGAAGGCGCTGCAGTGGGCGGCCGACAACCTCCTCCGCAAGGGCGACACCCTCGTCCTCCTCCACATCCGGCACCACGGCCGCGACGAGGCCAAGAACGTCCTCTGGTCTCACACCGGATCAC CGCTGATCCCGCTCGAGGAGCTCATGGAGACGGCGGTGAGGCAGCGCTATGATATACCTTCGGACGAAGAGGTGTTCGACATGCTCAACGCCGTGTCCCGGGAGAAGGAG CTGTCCGTGGTGCTGAAGATGTACTGGGGCGAGCCGAGGGAGAAGGTGTGCGAGGCTGTGGGGGAGCTCAATCTCGAATCGCTCGTCATGGGCAGCCGTGGCCTCGGCCAGATCCAGAG GATTCTGCTGGGAAGTGTGACTAACTACGTGCTGTCGAATGCGTCTTGCCCTGTGACCGTCGTCAAGGCAAAGTAG